The region GCGAAATTTGCAGTCAAGCTTGCCGATATATTCCAAGCCGAAGTAAAGCTATTACACGTATACCACTCTCCCACTATTGATATGATTCCATTTAGAGATGTTGGCAGTATTCAAATTGATTTCGAATATAATACGCAAATAATACAGAATGAAGCGAAGTCGAGATTAATAGATTTTTATAAGGAAATTAAAAATTTTATAAATGAACAAAATCTCAATAATGTCCGCTTAGGATATTCACTTCGCGAAGGATACATCAACTCTGGAATAGTTGAAACAGCTATACAGGACAAACCTTCATTAATTGTTATGGGCACACGTAGTAAAGGATTTGAGAGTATTGAGTTGGTGGGCGATATTGCTGCAAAAGTTGCTGGAGACACTAATATCCCTATTCTTGTTTTACCAGAAAAGGCATATTTAAGCGAGCCAACAAATGTAAACAAGATTGTATATGCCGCTCATTTAGACGGGAAAGACGCAACCTCAATACGTAAATTACTTGCACTTGTGAGCAGCTTTAATGTTTCAGTAAAATGCATATACGCTTGTGATGAACCTGATAGTCCAATAGTAAAAGCTCTGTTTAATCAACTTAAAGAGTATCTATCAAAAGTTGTTAAAAACGCTCCTATAGAATACGAATTATTGCATTCTAAAGATATTAGCAAGACGTTCAAAAAATATATCATGGATAATGATATCGATCTTTTTGCTTTAACTATGAGAAAAAGAAGCGCATGGGCTAGAATATTCAACCCATCACTAACTCGCGAAATGCTTGCACAGGCGGATATTCCAATGTTGATTTTCCCTGACTAGCCAAATAAGTTAAAAGTTAAAGATATGAAGTAATACGCGTCCTGTAACTTGTATCCATACTACTTACTAAACAACTTATATTGCTTAATTTTTCTAAGTTTTGAACTATTCTTTAGGTATGTTGGCAATTATATTCACCGGAACTTTAACTAAAGCCTTATAATCTTGAACGATATCAAGAATATCTTCGTCATCACAGTGCCAATTAACTATTACATCAAAACCTTGTTTATAAATATCTTCAAAACTTTTCAAAAGCTCCATTAGATATTTTGAAGTACTTGTATTAAAAAAACTAAGCTGGATAGTTATAGTAGTCCGTTTTTTGGGCTTAACTAAATACTGCTCAACCCACTCCATCACAGGCTTATAAATTCTCATAGCATTTTCCGGAATTGATCTTCCAACTATAAGCAAGGTGCCTTGTTGTGCATCAAGATATATTTTTGGCGAAGAGTGTGTGCTCTCTGCTAAATAGTTGTTCATTTTACTATCATTTAAGAAATTAACCTATCAAGATGAATAATTACTTATTGTAGAAGAACTACTGTTCAAGAATAATTTTTGCCATTTCTCTACCGATTTGGTTGCACAATTCGATGTCGTTCTGTTTTGGAGAGCAACGTACTTCGGGTTTTGGTCCAATGGTATCAAACTTCATATTTTCTGCCCATTTTTCTAATACGCGCAATCCTCCACCACCCCAGCTTGAAGAACCAAAAAGAGCTACGTGTCTGTTGTTAATTCCTATTGCTTCCAAGCTATTTATTAAATCTCCCATGGGAGTAAAAATTCCTCCGTTATAAGCACAACTACCTAAAATTAAACCATTGTATTTCCAAATATCGCTAATTATATATGATTTATGCGTCTTACTTGAATCATATACTCTTATGTTTTTAACTCCATTAACCGAAAGTTCACGGGCTATTGTATCTGCCATCATTTCAGTATTTCCATACATTGAGCCAAATACAATAACTGCCCCCTTCTCCTCTGGCTGATATGTTGACCACAATTCGTATTTATTTAAAATATAGTTGAGGTTTTTACGCCATATAGGACCGTGCGTAGCTGCAAGCATATCTATTTTCAATCCACTTAATTTTGATAATGCTTTTTGAACTTGTTGTCCGTACTTGCCAACAATATTGCTATAATATCTGCGTAGTTCATCTTCAAAAAATGCAATATTGATCTCATCATCAAATACACCACCGTCGTGTGTCCCGAAGCTTCCAAATGCATCGGCAGAAAAAAGAACACTATTGGTTGATTCATATGTAACCATTGTTTCAGGCCAATGTACCATTGGAATCATATAAAAGCTTAATTTATGTTTACCTAACTCAATAGTTTCTCCCTCTTCAACAAGTTGCTTATTTTTAATTTCAATATTGAAAAAACCATCTATTAAAGGAAATGTCCTTTTGTTACCAACCAAAGTACAGTTTGGATAAAGGTCCATTATCATTTTTATCGAACCACTGTGATCTGGCTCCATATGATTAACTATCAAATAATCGAGGGGTTTTCCGTTTAACAATGAAGTAATGTTATCGATATATTGTTCAGAATGACCGTATTCAACTGTATCAATCAAAGCGGTTTTATTATCTAAAATCAGATATGAATTATATGCAACTCCATTTGGTATGGGCCAATAGTTTTCGAAAAGGTGCGTCCTGCGATCATTTACCGCAAGCAAAAATGTGTTGTCATGTAATTTAATTGGTTTCATATGTCTTTAATTTTTCATCTAAAATACTAAATATAAACGTTTTAACAAGTAAATTAATACTACTTTTAAGTGGTGCAAATATCGCTGAAAATATTTAAATAAACAAAGATTTTTAGTACCTATACCATTGTTAACTTTTTAAGTTATTTCACCAAATTTTAATCAATTTAACAGACACATTTACATGCTATAAAACTTAAATCTTAAAAGAGTAAGTTTAGCTTTTAAGTATATATGAAGGTATGATTTTCTACGTAAACCGTTATAAAACAATGTGTACTAAATAAAAGTATTCAAAACCACTCATTAACTTACGAACAACATTAATGACTAATACTCAAAACTATACGTAAAGATATCAACAAATTTAGCAACTAATACGATATCATATTTTTGAATTGTTAACAATATGTTATATTTTTGTAGCATCCAAAATTTTGTGTTAAATCATAATAGCATTAACCTAAGCATAGGCATATGAAGATTGGAAACTTTACTGAAATGATTGAAAGTTCAATCAGAAATCACTGGGAACTAAAATCAATGTCTTTATTCCAAGGTGATGGTTATACGTACGAAGAGGTTGGAAAAAAAATACTACAATTACATAAATTATTTGAACTATCAGGAATAAAATCAGGTGATAAAATTTCACTTATTGGTACAAATGACTACAATTGGTGCTCGGTTTATTTGGCAACTGTCACTTACGGAGCAGTCATAGTACCAATTTTACAAGATTTCCACCCCAATGATATTGTTAATGTGATTGAACAATCTGACTCAAGAATGTTGTTTGTTTCAGATCATATTTACAAAAAAATTAACACAAAAAGTTTTAGTCATATTGAAGGAGTAATATCGCTAGATACTCTTTGTGTTGTAGATGCTGTAGACAAAACCTTAAATGACATTGTAAAAGAAAGTCTGCACACTGATATTGAGGTTAATAAAGAGACTTTCAGACTGCCAAAAAACAGCAACGATCAGATAGCTGTTATAAGCTATACATCAGGGACATCAGGCTTTAGCAGAGGAGTAATGTTGCCACACATGAGTTTGGCTGCAAATGTTCAGTTCGCTCTGGATTTTATAGATTTGAAACCGAAAGATACAATAGTCTCTTTTTTACCATTAGCACATGCTTATGCCTGTGCGTTTGAGTTTCTATCAACGTTTACCATGGGTTGCGATATAACATTCCTTGGTAAGGTGCCATCTCCTACGATTATACTTCAAGCATTTAAAGAGGTAAAACCACGTTTGATATTTGTGGTTCCGCTAATAATTGAAAAGATTTACAGATCAAAAATTCAACCAAAAATTAGCAAGGGTATAATAAAGCACTTAATTAAGATACCGTTAATTAATATATTAGTATATAGCAAAATAAACAAAGAGCTAACTACCGCTTTTGGTAATAACTTTATGGAAGTTATTATTGGCGGTGCAGCATTAAACTCTGAAGTAGAAAAGTTTTTGAAAAAAATTAAATTCCGCTATACAGTTGGTTACGGCATGACTGAGTGCGGACCTCTAATCAGCTACGCACCTTGGCGAAAAGTAAGAACATATAGTTGTGGGAAAGCTATCCCTTGCGTAACCATAAAAATTGATTCACCCGATCCTGAAAACATTGTTGGAGAAATTCTTGTGAAAGGTGATAATGTTATGAAAGGATACTATAAAAATGAAGAGATTACAGAAGCAACTATCTCTCCCGATGGTTGGTTGTATACCGGAGATTTGGGTATTGTAGATAAAGATGGCTACCTATTTATAAAAGGACGTAGTAAAAATATGATTCTCAGTAGTTCAGGGCAGAATGTTTATCCTGAAGAGATTGAGGCAAAAAGCAACAACTTGCCCTATGTTCTTGAATCTTTGGTAGTCGAAAAAGATGGAAAATTGGTTGCCTTAATAGTAGTTGACAGAGATGCGGTAAAGGCCGCGGGCATTACAGAGGATAAGCTTAAAGCTATTATGGAGCAAAATCATAAACACCTGAACTCTCATTTACCTAACTATATGAACGTTAGCAAGTTTATTATACACGACGGCGAGTTTGAAAAAACTGCCAAAAGAAGTATAAAACGATTTATGTATGATGCAACAAACGCATAATTAAGAATATCCCAAAATAACAAAATAAAGCCAACTATCTCAAATGATTTAGTTGGCTTTTATATTTTTAGATTATATAGGCTAAGCTTAATCTTCAGAAAACTCGCTAATAACTTTTTGATATGCACTAAATGTATTTGCTCTCGAAACAAATCCTATATACCGGTCATTATCAATTACCGGCAAATTGTAATGTTGAGTATTACGGAATTTTCTCACAACATCGTCCATTGTCTCTGAAGGTTTAACAATAGGCGTAGGCGTGTACATTAAATCCTTTACACGAACAATATCATACAGTTCGGTTTTTAAGATTAAGTGCCTAATGTCGTTTATAAAAACTATACCTTTAAAGATATCATTATCTATAACGGGGAAAATATTGCGTTTACTATGTGTAATTACTTTTAAAAAATCACCTAAAGATAAATCTGATCTAACTTCCAAAAAGTCAGTTTCAATTAATGAATCAATATTCATCATTGTTAGTGCAGCTTTATCTTTGTCGTGTGTAATAAGCATTCGCTGCTCAGCCAATTGTTGTGTGTAAACAGAGTTGGATGCAAAGTAACGCACTAAAAGATATGAGAATACGCTTGTTATCATTAATGGTAATAGAAGTGAGTATCCGCCTGATATTTCAGCTATTAAGAAAATAGCAAACAGGGGGGCATGCATTATTCCGCTCATTGCACCAGCCATACCAATAAGAGCAAAATTTGTTATTGACAACTCGGCAATTCCACTAAAGTTTACTAAGATAGCAAATAGAAGTCCGATATGCGCCCCAATAAAAAGACTTGGCGCAAATATACCTCCAACCCCACCCGCTCCAAATGTAGCCGATGTGGCAAATGCTTTTAATGCAGAAACTAAAGCTAATACAGCTATCACAGCAATAATGTTATCAACATATGGTTCAAATATACTTCTACTGAAAAGATACTCGTAGTTGCCTGCCAAAATATAGTTTACCTCCTTATATCCTTCTCCATAAAGCGCGGGAAAAAGGAAAACGAGAGCTCCGAGAACTGTACCTCCGATGATAAGCCTTTTTTTCCGACCCCATTTGCCAAAAAGCTTACTCATTTTCATATATACATTTGAAAAATAGA is a window of Bacteroidales bacterium DNA encoding:
- a CDS encoding chloride channel protein — protein: MVKFSIKQRIINLWFRFVLWLDTKLSQQQKVRVLAVFVGLAAGTAAVVLKNMVHLVAYVLQSASNLLDLNYFYFFYPTVGIFLALLFMKYVIKKPAGHGVPGVLHSISQKRGYLEKHKMFSSLVTSSLTVGFGGSVGLEGPIVGTGAALGSNIARAFKLNHRQITLMIGCASSGAVASIFNAPLAGLIFSLEILMLDLTMSSIIPLILSSVSAIITSYLMIGSEILYPFKVQTTYAFIDLLYYVLLGLFCGLVSVYFSNVYMKMSKLFGKWGRKKRLIIGGTVLGALVFLFPALYGEGYKEVNYILAGNYEYLFSRSIFEPYVDNIIAVIAVLALVSALKAFATSATFGAGGVGGIFAPSLFIGAHIGLLFAILVNFSGIAELSITNFALIGMAGAMSGIMHAPLFAIFLIAEISGGYSLLLPLMITSVFSYLLVRYFASNSVYTQQLAEQRMLITHDKDKAALTMMNIDSLIETDFLEVRSDLSLGDFLKVITHSKRNIFPVIDNDIFKGIVFINDIRHLILKTELYDIVRVKDLMYTPTPIVKPSETMDDVVRKFRNTQHYNLPVIDNDRYIGFVSRANTFSAYQKVISEFSED
- a CDS encoding universal stress protein, with protein sequence MEHRLITIATEKYSRAIVLKSFLESNGIECSIRNVNLIQPSIADGVKLIIKESDVEKAIKLLANQAPAQSSEPIPGKILVPIDFSAISANAAKFAVKLADIFQAEVKLLHVYHSPTIDMIPFRDVGSIQIDFEYNTQIIQNEAKSRLIDFYKEIKNFINEQNLNNVRLGYSLREGYINSGIVETAIQDKPSLIVMGTRSKGFESIELVGDIAAKVAGDTNIPILVLPEKAYLSEPTNVNKIVYAAHLDGKDATSIRKLLALVSSFNVSVKCIYACDEPDSPIVKALFNQLKEYLSKVVKNAPIEYELLHSKDISKTFKKYIMDNDIDLFALTMRKRSAWARIFNPSLTREMLAQADIPMLIFPD
- a CDS encoding DUF1987 domain-containing protein; its protein translation is MNNYLAESTHSSPKIYLDAQQGTLLIVGRSIPENAMRIYKPVMEWVEQYLVKPKKRTTITIQLSFFNTSTSKYLMELLKSFEDIYKQGFDVIVNWHCDDEDILDIVQDYKALVKVPVNIIANIPKE
- a CDS encoding FprA family A-type flavoprotein encodes the protein MKPIKLHDNTFLLAVNDRRTHLFENYWPIPNGVAYNSYLILDNKTALIDTVEYGHSEQYIDNITSLLNGKPLDYLIVNHMEPDHSGSIKMIMDLYPNCTLVGNKRTFPLIDGFFNIEIKNKQLVEEGETIELGKHKLSFYMIPMVHWPETMVTYESTNSVLFSADAFGSFGTHDGGVFDDEINIAFFEDELRRYYSNIVGKYGQQVQKALSKLSGLKIDMLAATHGPIWRKNLNYILNKYELWSTYQPEEKGAVIVFGSMYGNTEMMADTIARELSVNGVKNIRVYDSSKTHKSYIISDIWKYNGLILGSCAYNGGIFTPMGDLINSLEAIGINNRHVALFGSSSWGGGGLRVLEKWAENMKFDTIGPKPEVRCSPKQNDIELCNQIGREMAKIILEQ
- a CDS encoding long-chain fatty acid--CoA ligase; this encodes MKIGNFTEMIESSIRNHWELKSMSLFQGDGYTYEEVGKKILQLHKLFELSGIKSGDKISLIGTNDYNWCSVYLATVTYGAVIVPILQDFHPNDIVNVIEQSDSRMLFVSDHIYKKINTKSFSHIEGVISLDTLCVVDAVDKTLNDIVKESLHTDIEVNKETFRLPKNSNDQIAVISYTSGTSGFSRGVMLPHMSLAANVQFALDFIDLKPKDTIVSFLPLAHAYACAFEFLSTFTMGCDITFLGKVPSPTIILQAFKEVKPRLIFVVPLIIEKIYRSKIQPKISKGIIKHLIKIPLINILVYSKINKELTTAFGNNFMEVIIGGAALNSEVEKFLKKIKFRYTVGYGMTECGPLISYAPWRKVRTYSCGKAIPCVTIKIDSPDPENIVGEILVKGDNVMKGYYKNEEITEATISPDGWLYTGDLGIVDKDGYLFIKGRSKNMILSSSGQNVYPEEIEAKSNNLPYVLESLVVEKDGKLVALIVVDRDAVKAAGITEDKLKAIMEQNHKHLNSHLPNYMNVSKFIIHDGEFEKTAKRSIKRFMYDATNA